Sequence from the Cryptococcus neoformans var. neoformans JEC21 chromosome 1, complete sequence genome:
TTGGCGTTTGAGGCATGGACAGATTTCCAAACCGCCTTTTTAGTAGTAGGATTGTAATGCTTGAAGGTCATTTGGGTGGTCGCCGGGATGAGGAAAATGCTGAAGAACCCCCCACAAACAAGTAAGCACATCGGTATAAGTTCAAGAGATGCTTAGTAGATATGCAGGAGTTACGAACCCGAGGTAAGACCAGATGACTTGCACCATCAAAAGACTGCCATCTTCAAGGACACTGTACCAGACATTGGTTTCGGTCTGGAAACCCTGATTGCTAGCGTTCAACCACTATATACTCCAAAGTCAGTGGCCTTGCTATAAACGGATGGACAGAGAAACCTACCGCAGTGTCAGACTCGGTTAGCTCACCGAAGCCAGAGTTGTAGGAGGTAGCGGGCCAAAAGTTGGTAACGCCGGCGGGCGAGTTTGAGCTAGACTTGTTTGATCTGACGGCAAGTTAATGTTgagttggagaggatgaaagagttCTTACCCGAACCAGGACATGATTGTGGAAATATGGGGAAATAGATGtaaaagatgaagaacgagagaagatgaataATTAAGAAAGATCAAGGAATCATCCGCGACAACAATCTGCTCATCGGAAAGCTCCACGCGGCTTGCTCGCACTCGCAATAATCATTCCGCCTTCTCCCGCGTCCTAGTTCCGAGAATGGCGTAGCGTCCTGTAAACTTATCCAGACAACCATATACATACAGTCAGACAGCTACATTTACTACATGCAATTATCTCCTTTCCAGCCCCTCCCTCATAGGATTCGCGTCCAGCACTTCTCCAACATGGCGTTCACTGGACCTATGGTCTCGACGAGGTGATTTCGAACGGGTTCGTGATCTCTCATACTTCCTGCGCGGCATATCATCCTCAAGATGATATCTAGGCcgctcttctctcctgtCGCGGTACCTGTCCCTTTCTTTGCCGCGATCATTGCTGTATGGCAGctctccttgccttctctcgTCCTCTCTTTGCCTAAGCCGATGGTCACGCGCGTGGCGGTCACTAGTATAATCCCTTTCTCTGTTCTCTCGATCTTGGGACCGCCAGTCATCTTTGTCTCCCTCATCGTACCTATCGTGATGCCGACGAGCTCGGATGCGCTCTTGCTCTCGCTCATAGTGACGAGGActatcttcatcatcatggtGATGTCGTCTGGATTCTGAACGCCGATGTCTGTgcctttctttctcttcccgcTTGATCTCTTTTTCTGCACGTTTGAGTGCCCGTTGTTCTCTTCTCAGTCTAAGACAGTGATTCAATTATTTATCACTTTCCTACTGAACAGAACAGAAAACCTACGCCTTTTCCCgtttcctctcttccttttctaaTCTCGCGATCTCATCGTCCTTTTCACTCTTTTTCACCGGTATATCATTAGCACCTGTCCCTTCGCCATCCGTATCTCGCTTGGGTACAGCGTATCCCAAAGCAGCCGCCAATGCATCGTCCTCTTGCTGTTTGATTCTTCGCACTTCCTCTGCGCGCTCTCGAGCGGCTTTCGCTGTATCGTCCTCGGAAATATCGCGATTGTACCAATGAATATCTTTATTTTTAGACCAGCGACCGACGGGAGCATTGATGGAGTGTCCGAGATAATTTTCTACGGACAAGTGAGTGATGGCTACGGGAGTGTTTGAAGAGGGCATACCTCGGTGCTTATCGTTTGCAACGGCGGACCATCTGAAATCGCCTTGTCCTCCACGAGTGCCTGGAGACTGTCAGCATTTGGACGAATTACGGGCGCTGGGTACTGACCTCCTCTGGTGGGCCCGTCGTACATGGTGTGTGATGAACTGGGATGATGCGCGGTGGAGAGAATGTGTATAGACAGAGGTGTGCCACGTGTGATAATGCCGAGGAATGCCGCGGGATGTGACGCGCCGAGGTGtgcatcaacaacaacaggtGAGAATGTCATGCACAGCTCAAGACACTCACACAGATCAGGACACCGCCTCTCTCCCCCCTCTCCCCACCAGCACTCCAACACCGCAGACCACCATGGGCAGCGCACTCAGCAGCTGTTGCAGcccgaggaggaagaacgcTTACGAGCCGCTCCTCCTCGAGACAGAGCGCGAGGCCGTCGCAGACCTCCTCCAGTACCTAGAAAGTCAGTACTGTATCCCCTTTACAGCCAAGATTGCTCCTCAACTGACGTGTCCCTATGCCCAGACCGATCCACTACCAACTTCTTCGCCGGCTCTCCTCTCGCAGCACTCACCACTTTGTCGTTCTCCGAGAACGTTGACCTCCAACGCTCGGCCGCCTTAGCGTTCGCGGAAATCACAGAGAAGGAGGTCAGAGAAGTCGGGAGAGATACCCTCGATCCCGTACTCTATTTGTTAAGCAGCCACGATCCCGAGGTGCAGAGAGCAGCCAGCGCTGCATTGGGCAATTTGGCCGTCAATGGTGAGCGATGATGCGTTTTCGTATGCCGCGGATCGCCAGCTAATATGCGGTACAGCCGAAAACAAGCTCTTAGTTGTGTCTCTTGGTGGTCTTGAACCGCTTATTCGACAAATGCTCAGCCCCAACGTGGAGGTGCAGTGCAATGCAGTTGGGTGCATCACCAACCTTGCCACCCATGGTACGTTCTTGCTGACCGCCGTATCGTTCGTGTCTCATAACCAAGCTATAGACGAAAATAAGACTCAAATCGCCAAATCTGGTGCATTGGTGCCTTTGACCCGGTTGGCCAAGTCAAAGGATATGCGAGTGCAGAGAAATGCCACTGGGGCGCTACTCAATATGACTCACTCCGGTACGCCTGCTTGTACCGCAGTGAGAATAATAATTAACTAGATTGAACTTCTTAGACGAGAACCGTCAACAGCTTGTCGCTGCGGGCGCCATTCCTGTTCTTGTCAGCCTTCTTAATTCGCCGGATACGGATGTCCAATATTACTGCACGACTGCTCTGAGTAACATTGCTGTCGACGGTAAGCTTAATCTAAACAACTGTACCCACAAAGCTAATTACTATCAGCTGCCAACCGAAAGAAGCTTGCTCAGTCTGAACCCAAGCTTGTTCAGAGCCTTGTCCAGCTCATGGATAGTCAGAGTTTGAAGGTTCAATGCCAAGctgctcttgctcttcgTAACCTTGCCAGTGACAGTGCGCCCTTGTTCTTTCTAAACCGTATAGTTTACTGACTAATAGTAGGCAAATACCAACTCGAAATTGTCAAATTCGGCGGTCTTAAaccccttcttcgtcttcttcactcttcCTATCTTCCCCTCATTCTCTCCGCCGCTGCTTGTGTCCGTAACGTGTCTATCCACCCTGCAAACGAATCTCCTATTATCGAGTCGGGCTTTCTCCAACCTCTAATTGAGCTCTTGTCTTTTGacgaaaatgaagaagttCAATGTCATGCAATTTCAACTTTGCGGAATTTAGCTGCTAGTAgcgagaagaacaagggaGCGATTGTGGAAGCCGGAGCGGTGGAAAAGATAAAGTCTTTGGTCTTGACTGTTCCGCTGGCAGTGCAAAGTGAGATGACAGCTTGCGTTGCCGTCTTGGCGTTGAGTGGTAAGTAGGAGCACTACAGCTGGACAATTTTCTAATCACATCACAGACGATTTGAAACCGCAACTTCTGGAAATGGGAATCTGTGAAGTGCTTATCCCTTTGACTAATTCCCCTAGCGTTGAGGTACAAGGGAACAGCGCGGCAGCTTTGGGtaatctctcttccaaggGTATGTTCACAAATCAATGGTCCCAGACGGTAGCTAATCATACGTAAAGCGGCCGAGGATTATGCGCCCTTCAACGCAGTATGGAACAAGCCCGACGGAGGATTGCATGCCTATCTCGTGAGATTCTTAAGTAGCGCGGATATCACCTTCCAACACATTGCTGTCTGGGTATGTGTACCTGCTCATGTCTTCATATGGCCACACACTAATCCCTGAACGTCAGACCATCGTGCAATTATTGGAGGCTGAAGATGAGCAACTGACCAACAACATTCGATCTTCGCCCATTTTGATATCTTCTATCCGTCAACTTGCCaaatctcctcctccttctcgtgCAGGCGGCGCCCCTCGCCACGATCCGAACGACCCTTCTGCTGGCTCATCGGAAGATGAATTCGAGGATGGATTAACAGAtcaagaaggcgaaggagagatTGTCAGCCTTGCTCGACGAATCTTGGATCTCACCGAAgtgggggaagaaggtgatgaGTTTGGTGAGAGAGCGGGTCGAAACGTGCCTGTCGGTAGCCATGGACAAGCCCCAGGGCAAGGGCAAACCAGTCAGGTTGGAAGCATGGGATCGGAGCACGCGGCACTGAGGGCCAGTGTGCACCGGGCGCTAAGCGGTGGAGGCAGAGATAGGTAATTGAGATCCGGGTAAACATGCAGTTTCCcgaggagatgagatgtACTGAACGACGATTGTCATGCGTGGCAACAAAACACTTTGGAAAAAGACCGGAGTACCTAATGTATGTATAGCATAGTGTGATACGTTTTCCTTTCGAATTTTCTATCATATCGCAATAGTTTTAAGTGATGACCGAGTTTTTTCAAAATGCATGCAGTTATTAATAATAATTCTTACTTCCGAGCGAGGGGATATCGTACTTGTACTGCCGCCTCCACCGGCCGCCCCGTTACTGACGTGCTTGCTATGCAGCTGGTGTTGTTATTGACGAACGACAGGCTTTGCGTGTGTTCTCCAGGGTAAAAACGATATTTTAGCTAGCAACAGAACATTCTTAGGCCAATAGTAGTCCTGTCCATGCTTCCCCCAAAGAatttcttcccctccctcatcatctttcacctctttcctctgcaCTCACCTGTCACTTTTTTCGGCTTGATAGACGCGCCCTTTGGGCGCTTCAGCCGCAAGACTAGTAGATTAAACCTCAATGGTAAGTCATATTAAATCTTAACCATATCTTGGATCCATTTGACCATTACCGATTGCAAAGGGAACTTATCATGGGCCATCATGGAGCTCGTTTCTGTGGGTTTAGGCATCTCAGCACAGACTTGCTGGTATACTGTCTCCTGACAACGCCATTGAAAGCCTATAACCTTTTTGACGACAATCGTAAACAgctctcatccttctttgaaTCGTCCCTCGAGAATACTCTCTGTAAGTCCTATCTACTATTGAGGACACAATTCCTTTGGGCTAACAATTATCAAGGGGCTGTATCTCGCGCATTATGCCCATCGGGCTATTATATCACCCCTGATACTTTCACCAAAAAGGTCGCCCCTCCATATCACTGTTGTTCTTGCGGCCATGTTGTTCAATCTTTTGTAAGATCCGTTTCGTGGGTATTTATTGGAGAAGCCATGTCAAATTAACAGAGGTGTAGGAATGGATATCTTTTAGCCGTTGGCTTGGCTTTCTACCCCCCAAAAGAGATCGGCTGGCAATTCGTTCTCGGTGTTGCTGGATGGGCAATAGGTTTTTTTGGGAATGTCTACCATGACGAAATGCTCAACGATCTCCGTAGACCGCCTACAAAAAGAATCGTGATGAGCCATCTTCCAGAAGATGACGCTTCCAAATTGGAAAGATACAAAGTGCCGAGAGGTGGGCTCTTTGAATGGGTCTCATTTCCGAATTACCTGTGTGAATGGTAAGCATCTGATCGTTCTCATTGCTGGATTTGCTTATGACTTGTGCAATACAGGCTTGAATGGACCTGCTGGTCTTTTGCCGCAAACCCATATCCATTCATCTCCGTTCCAGCCCTGCCCTACTTATTACGCGCCCCCGAATATAGGAATTCTCATACGGTGCTGTCCATTATATCAAACTTTTACTGGCCCTCCTGGCTGCTCGCTCCAAGTTGGGCATTTGTGCTTGCGGAGGTGACATCTATGTTGCCAAGAGCAATGAGAGGACATGCTTGGTACAAGGAAAAGTTCGGTAACAAGTACCCGAAAAGTAGGAAAGCAGCTATTCCGGGCATACTTTAGGTGATTATTGATTGTGGGGGGAAAATGATTAGGACAAAGAGCTGTGAGCTTAATATGCATGTAATGAAGTTATATTTCAATGACTACTGGCGCgtattctccttcttcgtcctcatcctcttcatccacccTATGGCTCAGTTCATCGATATCCCACTTCCACTTTTTCCACGCCGAATCGCGGAGAGCATTCCATAAAGATTTGAAAGATTGTCGTTCAAGTTCTGTCCAGGTTGTGCCCTCTTCGACCTCACCCCATATCGCAGATGCAAGGTTTTTGCGAAGGCTTTCAAGCTGATCAAGATAAAAGACATCCATTTCTGGAAGCTCTGTGTCAAATACTCCATCAGGCAGTGCTTCGATTTCTACTCGTAGAGTTTTGAGTAGTTCTTTATAAATTATTTtcattccttctcccacaTGGGCGTTAGGGTTTCGTTTAGgtggggagaggaaggtaGATGGCGAAATaaggaaggatgaagattgaCACAAAAGCGCCAGTATCCTTTGATACGCCAAAAGTGAAGAGTATGACGAGATTTGgaggaaaaaaatgaaTGACAGCTGAAGATGGCCCAAAAGTGCAGTTGGATCTAAATAAAACGTTAATGCTCGCCCGGTTTATATGCGCAAGTGTGACACCACACTCACTTCTATCAAGCTGTTCGTCAATCACGTTGCCCAATAGCCAGCTTTTATCTTTAGAGTACACTgtcacttcttctccgacCGCCCCATCTCTCCAACTCTTTTTGAGACTGAATCTTACAAACATTAAGCTCTTTGTGAAACCAAAATTCTGGCTCCTCCGTTTTATTTCTTCTAGCTTCTCTCGCATATCTCTTGTCAAAGtgtcttcctcttgatcGATGACTGGCATTAAGCCATCTACTTTACCATCAGGACCGATGACAGACTGTAATATAGTAGGGGTAATGTGCGATGTGAGAGATTTCCACGCTTCAAATCTTTCGAACGGATAAGGCGCAAGTTCCTTGTCTAACGTTTTGAGATTATCATCCGATATGACCGTACCATTTTCGGGAAGGCTGATATTCTCTGTATCCTTATCATAATGAACAGCATATCTTTCTTTCGCTGAAAAGTTGCGAACGAACGCTTGGCGAATCGGAATGACAGAAGGCCCGGCTGtggtggatgaaggtggaggagaccAGGCGAT
This genomic interval carries:
- a CDS encoding prostatic steroid 5-alpha-reductase type I, putative, with translation MLPPKNFFPSLIIFHLFPLHSPVTFFGLIDAPFGRFSRKTSRLNLNGNLSWAIMELVSPITFLTTIVNSSHPSLNRPSRILSGLYLAHYAHRAIISPLILSPKRSPLHITVVLAAMLFNLLNGYLLAVGLAFYPPKEIGWQFVLGVAGWAIGFFGNVYHDEMLNDLRRPPTKRIVMSHLPEDDASKLERYKVPRGGLFEWVSFPNYLCEWLEWTCWSFAANPYPFISVPALPYLLRAPEYRNSHTVLSIISNFYWPSWLLAPSWAFVLAEVTSMLPRAMRGHAWYKEKFGNKYPKSRKAAIPGIL
- a CDS encoding expressed protein, which gives rise to MDQLSAEQAQALWEAGGFLIITDLPEGSEFGIDGTFHTVRKFSGIKFLPPGFHFIAWSPPPSSTTAGPSVIPIRQAFVRNFSAKERYAVHYDKDTENISLPENGTVISDDNLKTLDKELAPYPFERFEAWKSLTSHITPTILQSVIGPDGKVDGLMPVIDQEEDTLTRDMREKLEEIKRRSQNFGFTKSLMFVRFSLKKSWRDGAVGEEVTVYSKDKSWLLGNVIDEQLDRNPTALLGHLQLSFIFFLQISSYSSLLAYQRILALLCQSSSFLISPSTFLSPPKRNPNAHVGEGMKIIYKELLKTLRVEIEALPDGVFDTELPEMDVFYLDQLESLRKNLASAIWGEVEEGTTWTELERQSFKSLWNALRDSAWKKWKWDIDELSHRVDEEDEDEEGEYAPVVIEI
- a CDS encoding beta-catenin, putative; the encoded protein is MGSALSSCCSPRRKNAYEPLLLETEREAVADLLQYLENRSTTNFFAGSPLAALTTLSFSENVDLQRSAALAFAEITEKEVREVGRDTLDPVLYLLSSHDPEVQRAASAALGNLAVNAENKLLVVSLGGLEPLIRQMLSPNVEVQCNAVGCITNLATHDENKTQIAKSGALVPLTRLAKSKDMRVQRNATGALLNMTHSDENRQQLVAAGAIPVLVSLLNSPDTDVQYYCTTALSNIAVDAANRKKLAQSEPKLVQSLVQLMDSQSLKVQCQAALALRNLASDSKYQLEIVKFGGLKPLLRLLHSSYLPLILSAAACVRNVSIHPANESPIIESGFLQPLIELLSFDENEEVQCHAISTLRNLAASSEKNKGAIVEAGAVEKIKSLVLTVPLAVQSEMTACVAVLALSDDLKPQLLEMGICEVLIPLTNSPSVEVQGNSAAALGNLSSKAAEDYAPFNAVWNKPDGGLHAYLVRFLSSADITFQHIAVWTIVQLLEAEDEQLTNNIRSSPILISSIRQLAKSPPPSRAGGAPRHDPNDPSAGSSEDEFEDGLTDQEGEGEIVSLARRILDLTEVGEEGDEFGERAGRNVPVGSHGQAPGQGQTSQVGSMGSEHAALRASVHRALSGGGRDR